The genomic window AAACTGCTCCAAAGCATAGGTTGTATGAAAAGCTGACTGCCTCAAATACTAACAAATCTAGCAACAGGTATTCATAACCTCACCCAAGCTCTGAATGGTCAGCAAATTAACAAGTAGTAGACACCATATGAGCCAAAACCCTCTAGTCAGAAAAACACTCCGCAGTCGCTTTGAGACTGTCAAACTGCACAAAAGCGGAGGATATGGTAATACTTACTTGTTAGCAGGTGCTAGACGTAAAAGACATCAATACTCTCTCGCCAGAAAAACACTTCGGAATCGCTTTGAGATTGTCAAACACTTAGGAAGCGGAGGATCTGGTGATACCTACTTAGCCGTAGACCTGGATTTACCAGGACAACCCCATTGTGTTGTCAAACATTTCCACCCCAAAGATCCCAATCCTGCTGTTCTACCCATCGCTAAAAGTCTATTTGATCGGGAAGCGGAAGTTTTATACCAGCTAGGCAACGCTCATGATCAAATTCCTAGATTGTTTGCCCATTTTAATGAAGATGGAGATTTTTATTTAGTCCAGGAATTTATTGACGGTCATGCCTTGACTCAAGAAATTGTATCAGGTCAGCGTCTTAGCGAGAATACAGTCTTAAATTTATTAAAAGACATCCTGGAAGTGCTAGCCTTCGTCCACCAACACAATATTATTCACCGGGATATCAAGCCCCAAAATTTAATGCGGCGGCACTCCGATCAAAAGATTGTGCTAATTGACTTTGGGAGTATTAAGAAAATTGGTGCTTTGGGAGCAGGCTTAACAATTGCTGTTGGGACTCCTGGCTATATGCCAAGCGAACAGGCTAAGGGAAAGCCAAAACTTTGCAGCGATATCTATGCAGTAGGGATGATTGGCATTCAAGCTTTGACAGGCTTAATACCTGAGCAACTCCAAGATGATCCTAATACTGGAGAAGTTATCTGGCGCGATAAAGCACAAGTAAGTGATGGTCTTGCAAATATTTTAGATACAATGGTTCGCGATCGCTATAATCAGCGTTACCAGACTGCCGCAGAAGCTCTGCAAGCGCTTAATTCTGATCTGGTGTTGTCACAGTCTTCACAATCTGTTGGCATAAACCAAAATACTGATGATAGCTACTTGCTAACTTATAGAAATTTTATTTTGCTGCTAGGAATAGGGCTTGGTGCTATCACTAGTTTGATAGTAATAGTTTTAATATATACATTTATTAATACAGGGACATCGCCTCCAAAGCAACCTACTCAATTAAATAATTTTATAGAAAAATTGGTTGAGCCACGGTTCACTAATGTTAATCTGAATAGCATCGCAGTCAAATTAGCAGTTAACAGAAGAGTCTATAAAAGCAATTCCACCATTGCAAAAACTACTAAAAAATAAATTGAATTTCACTACATGAAAAAGATTTAATTATCTACCAGCACTCATAAAACTGGCTATTAACTGGCTTATTCCAGATTTGCTTTTAACCTAAATATCTATAGATTCCTGTAGGATAAATATAATAAAGAATATTTGAAAAGAATGGACAATACAAACCAAAAAAAAGCTTTAATTAACAGTGAAATAGCCCTCTTTCTTAGAGGTTTGATTATTGGTAAAGTGCTGACACTTATGGTTATTGGGGGACTGCTTTGGTGGTTCCTGAAGCCGAACTTATTGTCCCGCAGCAGCGTTAATTCCTCCAATCAAAGTTCCAACACCGTCTCTAGTAACACCCTTCCTAGTACTGGATCAACTTTTCAGACAGTTGCTGATGTCCCCAATGCCTCATTTAACTACGGAGGCAGTACCGCTTGGGCATCTATTCGGCAATTGGTAGATTCTCAGATCCAAAGCGTTCGCCCTGAACTGCAATTACGCTATGTAAACCCTGTTAATGGTAGCCCTGGTTCTAGCTCCGGCATTCGGATGTTGCTTGATGGGAAACTAGACTTTGCTCAGTCCTCCCGTCCTCTTACAGATGAAGAACAAGCTATTGCAAAAGAGCGAGGCTTCACCCTTGAGGAACGTCAGGTGGGTAAGGATGGCATAGCAGTGGTAGTCAACCCATCACTCAATGTGTCGGGTTTAACTGTTGATCAATTACAGCAGATTTATTTGGGGAAAATTACTAACTGGAATCAAGTAGGTGGGCCAAACCTAGCCATCACACCTTTGTCTCAACGACCAGAGGACGCAGATACAGTAATATTCTCTAGCAATAGCGACTTGAAAGGGCAACCATTTGGCTCTAATGTGCAATATGTCTACTCTACTACAGAGGCAGTGCGCCAACTCAGTAAAACTCCTGGTAGTGTCTATTACGCTTCTGCCCGTTCAGTATTACCTCAATGTAGTGTGAAGGCTTTGCAATTGGGTAGCACTTCTGGTCAGCTAATTCCTCCCTACCGCGAACCTCTGGTGTCACCTGAGCAGTGTCCACGTCGGCGCAACCAGCTAAATACTCAGGCTATCAAAAATGGTAGCTATCCCATTATCGCTAACTTGTCTGTGATTATTAAGCAGAATAAAGGTCGGGAGGAGCAGATTGGGGATGCTTATGCCAATCTTTTATTAACTGACCAGGGGCAAAAGGCAATTCAGCAAGCTGGTTTCGTCGGGGTTCGCTAGTAGATTTAAAGGACAATTAAGCCCCCTTCGTGCAGATCGCCGACTTCTTAAACAAGTCGGGATCTTCCTTTTCACAAATGATTAACTGTTGATAAAGTTCACTAATCGCAGCAACAGGTACAGCCCAAACTTCACGAATTTCTGTGCGATGGTGTGCTTTCTCAATTCGTTTGTCATAACTAACATCAATGCCCGAAAAATTGTCTGCAACAGCACCTTCAAACCATTGTTTGACTTGAGAGTAGAGAGTGGGATGATTGGCTTTCAACGCTAGGACATAATCGGCTTTCTCGTAAATAATTTGTTTGGCAATTTCAGTTTGTGAACGCAAAAGCATCAATGGTGATGATAGAGCCTGTGATATCTAGTAACTCTAATAATGCAGGAATAGCCGTAATTTAGTTAGATTTATTTTCTACTTTCATCTGTGCCAAAACTAGACTTTGTTCACTCGCCCAAGCGCTTATGACATGGAGTGCTGACTTGCCTTGATTTCGGTCATAGGAACCTCTAATCGTCTTACCATCTATGGGGATATTAAATTAGATGAGCTTACCCTGCTCTATGTAATGCGATCGCACTCTCCATTATTCTGCATTGCTGCGGCAAGTTTTTCTAGATTTTGACGAATATTGAGACTACGAATATGATTAACGCCCCAGACTCGTTCACAAATATCTAAAGCTTGTAAATAAAGCGGTTTCGCTTCACCATAACGTCCAGTTTCACGATAAATTTCTGCCAGATTATTGAGACTTTCGGCAACATTGGGATGATTTTCTCCCAATAGGTGCTTATCAAGTTCTAAGGCTTTTACACATAAGGGTTCCGCTTCATTGTAACGCCCCTGCTCTCTGTACATATAACCAAGAGCATAGATAGTATCTGCTAAAAGTGGATGCGCCTTTTGCAATAGACGCTGCTTGAGTTCCAATGATTGCAAAAACAAAGATTCGGCTTGATCGTAACGTCCTTGAGCGCGGTATATTAAACCTAAATTGTGCAAATCTGTTGCAACATCAGGATTCTCTTCTCCCAAAAATCGCTTATCTAGTTCTATTGCTTGTTGCGACAATGGTTCAGCTTCACTATAACGTCCTTGATGATAATAAAGTAGCGCTAAATTATTCAGTATATGAGCGAAAGAAAGATGATTTTCGCCAAGCAGACTTTTTTCGAGTTCTAATGATTGCAGATAGAGAGGTTCTGCTTCGTCATAACGTCCTTGTTCATCATATAGTAATGCCAAATCGTTAAGACTGGCGGCGACATCAGCATGGTTTTCTCCACATAGGCGTCTCCTCAGTTCCAAAGCTTGTTGATATAGGAGTTCCGCTTTACTATATTGTCCAGTAGATTTATAGAGTCCCGCCAAATTATTCAGGCTAGTAGCAAAAGATGGATGGTTGTCTCCTAGCAGGCGTTTCGTTAGTTCTAAAGCTTGTTGATATAGTGGTTCTGCTTGGTTGTAGCGTCCTGTTGCACGGTATAGTCCTGCTAAATTGTTGAAGCTAGTAGCTAAGTCTATCTGCAAACCTAATTCATTTTGCAATTCACTCGCCTGACGCCAATACTTAATTGCTAATTCCTGTTCTTCTTGATAATTTTGAGATTCACCCCGATCTAATCTGCTGCGGTAAATATCACCCAACCTTGAATATAAGGTAGCCAAGCTGGGATCTTTAGTTCCCCGTTCCTGTTCTACTTTCTCGATTAATCCTTGTAAATCTTGGATGGGTAAGAAAAAGGAGTTATCTTGATTAGTATCTGTGCTAGCTAATTCCGTGTCTCTAAAAACAAAGCGTATATGTTCTAGTTCTTTACCAGGAATAGCATTCGTCTTTTTAGATTCAAACCGGAATACACCATTACGCCAACTCCAAAAGTCAGGGGCTTTTTTAATCAGGTTGACTAAAATTTGGTTAGTTACCCAAAGCACGATCGCAAAAGGAAACTCGCGCAATCCTTCTCTTGTCCACTGTAAGTAACCAAAAAATTTCTCCTGTTCTGATTGCTCTTTTCCCAATCTGAGAAAATAAAGTTGTTCAGCCCCCGTCACAGTGATCACCGCCTGGTTATGCTGACAAAGATATTCTTCTTGTTGTACCAGTTGGTTAAGAACAGCTTTTAGACTCGGTTCCTGACGTGCTAAAGTCGCTCGATATGGACGGAAAGCGGGTTGTAGTTCAGCTTCATACTGGGCAATAATTTCATCACGAAAGCTAGCATCATTGCAAACTGCAATCAGTAAATTTAATCCCCGTTTTTGAGCTTCAATAGAAACAATTAAATCATCATACGCATCTTGATTTTCTTCTTCATCATCTAATAATTCTTCATTTAACATTAATGGCCCCCTGTCTTCTCAAGCTTTCGATAATAATTGGATGAACATCGTACCAAGTTTCATCAGTGCGATATTCTAGAACATACAGCCCATGTAGCAAATCCAAAAACTCTGCTTGTTTGGGGTCATTGGGCATAAATTGTTCGTAAACACTCTGCAAAATATCTATATCAGCTTTTCCTAAACGAATGGAAAAATCATTGCGGATTTTATTGATTGCTTGAAGGAGAATTTTATCATCAATAATAATTTCTGCTGAGGGATTTCGCCGAATCATCCGCAAACAAATCCGGCAACATTCCTTAGAAATACGAATTAACTCTCGCAATACACCACCACTGGAAATGACAATTTTTTCAGCAGTTTCTGCTGTGATTAATTCACTGGAAATCCGCTTTTGCAAAACTTCACCGAGAATCTTTGTTGCTTCCGGGCGAGGTTGGGCATTAGGGAACCTATTTTTACCTTTCTCAAAGATTTTTAAGACAGGCATCGCCACAACTTGGTCGTTGGTTTCAGTGGCAATTATTGTGCTGAGAAATGTTTCCCGAAGGACTGCGATCGGGATAGTGTAGATAATTTGAAAGTTAGGTTGGCAGAGAGCTTTAATGTTATCTCGATAAATTTCGTTAACTCTTCCTAAGTCAAGTTTATCTAAATCATCAATAATTACTAAAACGTTTTGTTGAGTTGCAGTTTGAATTAGAGCAGCAATTTCATTAATTCTGGCAACTAAATCTGATAATTTACGTTCAAATTCTTGCTTAATTTCATCCCGAACGCTAGCATCAGCTTTTAATTTAGAGCTAATCAATTTTAAGAGGTCAAAACCTATACTAGCTTCTGCTTGTAAATTTAATTCTTCAGTGCGAGTGCGGGTAGCAAACCACTTATAAAGAGCTTCTTTAGTAGATTGCGGAATATCAACTTTGCGTGCTTCTGCCTCGGTCATTAAATTAACTGCGATCGCAAACAGGATATTAATATGGTTAACCGCCGACATTTCAATTTTGTCAGCAATAGAAAATAGAACTACAAAATATTTATTTTGAATTTGTCTGCTAAATTCAGCTAACAAAGTGGACTTACCACATCCCCGATGTCCTGTAAAGACAATTTTGCCATCTCCATTGGGACTATCTTCCACTAATTGGTTAAGGTCTGCAATCAAATCATCACCATATTCGACTCTGAATCTTTCCATTTCGTTCCGTTCCATCAACGGAAACAGTTCGAGATTGCTGTATGCTTCTTGAAAGGAGTTTAATAAGTCTTGAGACATTGGATGGTGCCGTTAACATGCTAACTATTCATATAATGGCTCATGATTTTTGAAGCACAAGTTTAGGTAATGTCTAAGATAGAGTATACCTACCTAACTTCTCAAATTCCGTTAAAAAATAACTACTAGGTGAGTGGTATGTTATGTCTTAAAAAGAGATACCCTAATCCCCAAATTTCAACCTATCAATAAGTAACAGAGGTCAATAATTAATAAGACTGAATGATAGATTATACATTCGATAATTTAAACGAAATGATAGATTATACAGATAACATCGTGAAAGCTACTTAACACATAAATAAAATAAAATTTTCAGTTATAAAAATAAATTTTTAGTGTGCTTCATCTCATCCCCCTCTAGCCGATGCGATGGGTAGCTGTTGTTACTATTGGTTTACTAGGCGGATATTTCACTTTTGCAAATATACCTAGTACCGCAAGGCGGAAGTCATGCATTCAAAAGTAAAAAGTCAAAAAGCTTAGAAGACAGGCTTTTGAACGATTTGAAATAGTTGCTTTATTTACGCCGTGCTGTTTTACCCCACCCTAACCCTCCCCTTGCAAACGCGAGTGAACTGGATTCTTGTTTCCCCATCACTAGCTAGAAACCACACCCACAACCCGCCTGCGATCGCCTTGTATTGGGGAGGGAACTGGATTTATTGTTTCCCCCCAATACATCGGGGGGATTAAGGGGGGTAATTCGACTTGTGTGTACACCGCCCTCCGAAACGGAGAGAGGCTTTGATTCTTGCTCCAAGGGAAGAGGCTAGGGGTTAGGTTTGAAAGAAAGTTGCACACGGCGCTAAAAAGCATTATTTTAATTCCGCCTTGCGGTAATAGTCGCAACCCCACGGATTTATCCGTGGGGTTGTTCTGTTGAGCTAATTAAGCGTTATGGAATTATTTGAACAACTTTCATCAAACCAGCTTTTGCGACTTCTAAACCAGCTTTTGCGACTTCTAAACTAGCTTTTGCGACTTCTAAACTAGCTTTTGCGACTTCTAAACTAGCTTTTGCGACTTCTAAACTAGCTTTTGCGACTTCTAAACCTGCTTTTGCGACTTCTAAACTAGCTTTTGCGACTTCTAAACCTGCTTTTCTCAACGAATTTCAGCAAATATACCCGCATCTATCTAGTTGGTTAATGCCATCCAATGCTTTTATAATTCTGTAACTTCACTGTGGCTGATGCATCTGCTTATTGCGTATGTTAATGATATATAAATAACTCAGTGTATAAGATCCGGGTTATTTATAAATTAATTCAAATAGGAAAACTATATGACGCAACGGAAACGAAACTCCATCGCACTGACCAAAGCTGAACGACGGATTGAAGGAATGCAGACAATTAACTCTGAGTTAGACTTTAGTAATGGGTTTTCAATTGCTACTTACAACACTAGAGTCATTGAGTTACGAGATAAGCTAGCCGCTTATAATCAAGCACAAACAATAGTAGATAAAACACATAATGCATTAATAGAAGCAGAACGTGAGTTAAATACTTATTCTGAGCAAATGCTGTTAAATGTTGCATCTCGCTATGGCAAAAATAGTGATGAGTATGAGATGGCTGGTGGAACGCGCAGGTCAGACCGTAAAAAAGCACGTCCAGTAGTAAACCAAACAGTGATATCAGTGAAGTGATTGTTTGGACTCGCCGCTTCTTTAGATAAGGGTGCGTTGACCTTTGTGACAACGCACCATTAAAATTAATATAAAGCTAATCAAACTCTTCTTTACAAGAAAGCCCTAATGCTACAAACCCCATCTAAATCGATAACTTTAGATGAGTTTCTCAAGCTACCAGAAACAGAACCTGCTAGCGAATATATTGATGGACAAATCATCCAGAAACCAATGCCACAGGGTAAGCACAGCACAATTCAAACCGAGTTTTCTACTACTGTCAACGTAATTCTTAAACCTCAACAGATTGCACGAGCATTTTCAGAGTTACGTTGCACATTTGATGGACGCTCAATAATTCCAGATGTGTCTGTGTTTACTTGGGGTAGAATTCCCCGCGACGAAAAAGGCGAGGTTGCTAATACCTTTTTAATAGCTCCTGACTGGACAATTGAGATTCTCTCACCTGACCAAAGTCAAACAAAAGTCACCAAAAATATTTTGCGTTGCCTCAATTTTGGCACTCAAATGGGTTGGTTAATTGACCCAAATGAGCAAACAGTGTTTGTTTATCTTCCCAAGCAGCAACCAGAAGTATTTGATGAACCACAGCAAAAACTTCCTGTTCCATCTTTTGCTAATGAGTTAAATCTGACCGTGGCATCTGTTTTTGGGTGGTTATTAGAGTAATATTGTGACAGATTTGGTCGTGATGTTTGATGGCGATCGCTTCAGATTCTCCTTTTTCTAATGTTTGCTTCAAGAGTTGAGCAAGCGGGGTAATGTTTTAAGATGCTCTAAAATTTGTTGCCTAATATTGCTTGCTGTCATCAGCTTTTAATTTTTGTAGTAGCTCTGCTATCGATACAACTTTTTTCATGAGCATATTTAATTTTAACCTGGACGAGATGTTGAAATTAGCCAGATTTTAAGGTTTTAATCAGTCCAGCGATCGCACCAATGACAATGGAGATGCTGAGTGCGATCGCTCTTTGCGTATGAATCTGTGTAACTCTATCCTAGTAAACATTTATAATTTGCGTATGGGTCTATTAGCCCAGAAGTTAACTTCTGGGCGGAATGTGGGGATTAGCCAGATTTTAGAGTTTTAATCAGTCCAGCGATCGCACCAATGACGATAGAGATGCTGAGTGCGATCGCAAATGGGCTAGAAGGTTGTTGCAGCAATATAGGTGTAACATCAACTTGGTATGGTGAATTTGTGGGTTGGACAGATGTAATACTGTGTTTTGCTTGAAAAGTGGTTGTTTGGTTATTAAACATTTATTTTGACCTCATCTCAATTGCTCTTGAGACAAAGGTAGTTTGACAGCAAGCTGTTTCTCCAGAGCAAAACAGTGCAAACCAAACTGAACCTTTCTGAACTAGTATCAACTACAGCCAAGTACTACACTGGAACCAGTGATGTCTAAATAATCTACTGTCCATCCATGAGTAGAACGCCAAAGTCTCGTAGTATCGCAGCAACCCCAGAAGGACTTGAACAAGTTCGTTGCAGAATGGCTGAACTTAAAAAGCCAGACGACGAAATCTTGAATAAGCGTGGTAAAAAGTCTTGGACTCAGGAATACTTAGCAAAAAAGTCTTTTGTAGACGATAGTACAGTTAAAAGATTTCTCAGAAGAGAGGCTGTAGATGAAAGTAGTTTGCGGTCTATTATTGATGCTCTGAGTCTAAATTGGAATGATATTGCTGATGAAAGTTCTTCAGCACAGACTATCAACTGGCGCGAAGTCTGTAACAAGATGCTAGAACCGCAGCGGCGGACAACCAGCAATTTCATCATGCAAGATGAATCTGCCAGAAAAGATAAAGAACAAATTTATGTTCCTTTAGCATTGGTACAACGCACAAAAACAGATAAACGCGATAAGGGTAACTTTTCCCCAGATGCGGGAACACGGCTTTATGAACCGCAGTATGAAACGCAGCAGCGATTTGAGCATGAAGCTTTCTTAAGTCAAATTCTAGAACATAGCGAAGGTAAAACCAAAGGTCAGCAAATAGCTGTGATTGGAGAACCGGGTGCAGGAAAAACAACACTCCTGCAAACTATAGCTTTTTGGGTGTTAGAGAAAGACTTAGGTTTACCAGTCTGGGTTTCTCTGGCAGACTTGGGGCGAAATGGTACTTTGACAGATATTCAAACATATATATGTAATGGTTGGCTAGAGCAAGCAATTCCTGCAACACAATTAACTCAGGAAGTGCGGGAAGACTTTACAAAGCAAATACAGCAGGGACGAGTGTGGCTGCTGTTAGATGGGGTAGATGAAATGTCTGGAGGAGAAGCATCTCACCAGCCATTAGAGGAAATTTCCCGTCAGTTAACTGGATGGCTACGTTCATCACGAGTAGTGTTAACTTGTCGGCTGAATGTTTGGCAAGCAGATGTTAACGCCCTGGAAACCTTTGAAACCTATCGCTTGCTAGACTTTGACTATCCCCAACAGGTGCATCAGTTTATCGATAACTGGTTTGGCAACCTCAGTAAAAAAGGAGAACGGTTAAAGGCAGAATTAGACTCAGCTGAACGAGTACGCCTGCAAGACTTGGTGCAAACTCCCCTGCGGTTGGCACTATTGTGTGGTATATGGCAGGGTGAAGAAGAGAAGTTACCAGAGACAAAAGCGGGACTGTATCATCAGTGTGTGCAGCAATTCTACAGATGGAAACAAAATCGTTTCCCCACCAGCATAAAAGAACAACGCGATTTAAACAAAGCCTTGGGACTTTTAGCACTGCGGGATATCAAAGAAGGCAGTTCGCGGTTCCGGTTGCGGGAAAGTTTTATCAGTGAGGAACTGGGAGATGTAGATGATGAGACTTCACTGTTTTACAAAGCTTGGCAACTCGGCTGGCTGAATCTCCTAGCAAAGAAAAGGTTTATGCCTTCTACCATGCCACCTTTGAGGAATATTTTGCCGCGTTAGCTGTTGACGATTGGCACTATTTTTTGAGTCACGTTCCTGAAAACCCGCAACAAGGAATATATCGTATATTTGAGCCGCAGTGGAAAGAGGTGATTTTGTTGTGGTTGGGACGAGAGGATGTAAAAAAGCAACAGAAGCAAGATTTTATTAAGACGTTGGTAGAGTTTGAAGATGCGTGTGATGATTTTTATAAATATCGAGCTTATTTTTTAGCTGCTGCCGGAATAGCAGAGTTTAGCAATTGTAGTCTTACAGATGAAATAGTAATCCAATTAGTGACTATGTATTTTGGTTATTTTGATTCAGAAAACCAAAGTCATGCAGAATTTGCTTGGCCAATTGAGCAGGAAATATACGCGGCGCTTCTTCATACTAATCGTCTTAAAGTTGTTCAGTTTATAGTCAATTTTATTCAAAATA from Nostoc sp. UHCC 0926 includes these protein-coding regions:
- a CDS encoding serine/threonine-protein kinase, whose translation is MSQNPLVRKTLRSRFETVKLHKSGGYGNTYLLAGARRKRHQYSLARKTLRNRFEIVKHLGSGGSGDTYLAVDLDLPGQPHCVVKHFHPKDPNPAVLPIAKSLFDREAEVLYQLGNAHDQIPRLFAHFNEDGDFYLVQEFIDGHALTQEIVSGQRLSENTVLNLLKDILEVLAFVHQHNIIHRDIKPQNLMRRHSDQKIVLIDFGSIKKIGALGAGLTIAVGTPGYMPSEQAKGKPKLCSDIYAVGMIGIQALTGLIPEQLQDDPNTGEVIWRDKAQVSDGLANILDTMVRDRYNQRYQTAAEALQALNSDLVLSQSSQSVGINQNTDDSYLLTYRNFILLLGIGLGAITSLIVIVLIYTFINTGTSPPKQPTQLNNFIEKLVEPRFTNVNLNSIAVKLAVNRRVYKSNSTIAKTTKK
- a CDS encoding PstS family phosphate ABC transporter substrate-binding protein encodes the protein MDNTNQKKALINSEIALFLRGLIIGKVLTLMVIGGLLWWFLKPNLLSRSSVNSSNQSSNTVSSNTLPSTGSTFQTVADVPNASFNYGGSTAWASIRQLVDSQIQSVRPELQLRYVNPVNGSPGSSSGIRMLLDGKLDFAQSSRPLTDEEQAIAKERGFTLEERQVGKDGIAVVVNPSLNVSGLTVDQLQQIYLGKITNWNQVGGPNLAITPLSQRPEDADTVIFSSNSDLKGQPFGSNVQYVYSTTEAVRQLSKTPGSVYYASARSVLPQCSVKALQLGSTSGQLIPPYREPLVSPEQCPRRRNQLNTQAIKNGSYPIIANLSVIIKQNKGREEQIGDAYANLLLTDQGQKAIQQAGFVGVR
- a CDS encoding tetratricopeptide repeat protein: MLNEELLDDEEENQDAYDDLIVSIEAQKRGLNLLIAVCNDASFRDEIIAQYEAELQPAFRPYRATLARQEPSLKAVLNQLVQQEEYLCQHNQAVITVTGAEQLYFLRLGKEQSEQEKFFGYLQWTREGLREFPFAIVLWVTNQILVNLIKKAPDFWSWRNGVFRFESKKTNAIPGKELEHIRFVFRDTELASTDTNQDNSFFLPIQDLQGLIEKVEQERGTKDPSLATLYSRLGDIYRSRLDRGESQNYQEEQELAIKYWRQASELQNELGLQIDLATSFNNLAGLYRATGRYNQAEPLYQQALELTKRLLGDNHPSFATSLNNLAGLYKSTGQYSKAELLYQQALELRRRLCGENHADVAASLNDLALLYDEQGRYDEAEPLYLQSLELEKSLLGENHLSFAHILNNLALLYYHQGRYSEAEPLSQQAIELDKRFLGEENPDVATDLHNLGLIYRAQGRYDQAESLFLQSLELKQRLLQKAHPLLADTIYALGYMYREQGRYNEAEPLCVKALELDKHLLGENHPNVAESLNNLAEIYRETGRYGEAKPLYLQALDICERVWGVNHIRSLNIRQNLEKLAAAMQNNGECDRIT
- a CDS encoding ATP-binding protein — protein: MSQDLLNSFQEAYSNLELFPLMERNEMERFRVEYGDDLIADLNQLVEDSPNGDGKIVFTGHRGCGKSTLLAEFSRQIQNKYFVVLFSIADKIEMSAVNHINILFAIAVNLMTEAEARKVDIPQSTKEALYKWFATRTRTEELNLQAEASIGFDLLKLISSKLKADASVRDEIKQEFERKLSDLVARINEIAALIQTATQQNVLVIIDDLDKLDLGRVNEIYRDNIKALCQPNFQIIYTIPIAVLRETFLSTIIATETNDQVVAMPVLKIFEKGKNRFPNAQPRPEATKILGEVLQKRISSELITAETAEKIVISSGGVLRELIRISKECCRICLRMIRRNPSAEIIIDDKILLQAINKIRNDFSIRLGKADIDILQSVYEQFMPNDPKQAEFLDLLHGLYVLEYRTDETWYDVHPIIIESLRRQGAINVK
- a CDS encoding Uma2 family endonuclease, translated to MLQTPSKSITLDEFLKLPETEPASEYIDGQIIQKPMPQGKHSTIQTEFSTTVNVILKPQQIARAFSELRCTFDGRSIIPDVSVFTWGRIPRDEKGEVANTFLIAPDWTIEILSPDQSQTKVTKNILRCLNFGTQMGWLIDPNEQTVFVYLPKQQPEVFDEPQQKLPVPSFANELNLTVASVFGWLLE
- a CDS encoding NACHT domain-containing protein — its product is MSRTPKSRSIAATPEGLEQVRCRMAELKKPDDEILNKRGKKSWTQEYLAKKSFVDDSTVKRFLRREAVDESSLRSIIDALSLNWNDIADESSSAQTINWREVCNKMLEPQRRTTSNFIMQDESARKDKEQIYVPLALVQRTKTDKRDKGNFSPDAGTRLYEPQYETQQRFEHEAFLSQILEHSEGKTKGQQIAVIGEPGAGKTTLLQTIAFWVLEKDLGLPVWVSLADLGRNGTLTDIQTYICNGWLEQAIPATQLTQEVREDFTKQIQQGRVWLLLDGVDEMSGGEASHQPLEEISRQLTGWLRSSRVVLTCRLNVWQADVNALETFETYRLLDFDYPQQVHQFIDNWFGNLSKKGERLKAELDSAERVRLQDLVQTPLRLALLCGIWQGEEEKLPETKAGLYHQCVQQFYRWKQNRFPTSIKEQRDLNKALGLLALRDIKEGSSRFRLRESFISEELGDVDDETSLFYKAWQLGWLNLLAKKRFMPSTMPPLRNILPR